GCCACGGCACAGGCGCGACGGGCGTTTCGTCTGGCCCTGGCGCGCGAGCCCGACGCCGACGAATTTGCGCGGGGCACGGCTCTCGTCCGCGACCACGGCTTGGAAGCGTTGTGCCGGGGGATTTATAACGCCAGCGAATTCATCTTTGTGGACTGACGTGCCATGCCGGACATGAATGACGACACTCGACTGACTCACGCCGGGCGCAACATGCTCGATCGGCGCGGCTTTCTCAATAGCTCGATCGGCGGGCTGGGATCAATCGCGCTGGCCGGACTGCTCCAGCGGCAGGGGCTGTTGGCTGCGACGAATCAGCAACCTTCACAGCGCCCCGCCATTCGCACCGAGGCACCGTTGGCCGCGCGCACCGGGCATTTTCCTGCGCGGGCCAAGCAGGTGCTGATGATCTTCTGCTCGGGGGCCTGCAGTCCGCTCGATACTTGGGACTACAAGCCGGAATTGATCAAGCGCCACGGGCAGCCGATGCCGGGCTTCGAAAAGCTGGTCACGTTCCAGGGACCGTCGGGCAATTTGACCAAAAGCCCTTACGAGTTCCGACCGCGCGGGGCCTCGGGCAAGTACGTCTCGGATCTGTTGCCACACCTGGGCGAGCAAGTCGACGAAATGTGCTTCATTCATTCGCTCACGGCCAAGAGCAACACGCACGGCCCGGGCGAAAACCAGATGAGCACGGGCTTCACGATCGAGGGCTTTCCGAGCATTGGCGCTTGGGTGAGCTACGCCCTGGGGAGCGAGAACGACAATCTGCCGGCCTTCGTGGCGATACCCGACCCACGCGGAGGCCCGCAGACCGGGCCAGCCAACTGGTCGAGCGGCTTTCTGCCGGCCGTGTTTCAGGGAACCAGCTTCACCAGCGATCGCCCCATCACGAACCTGGCGACGCCGGTTGGGTTGTCCGCAGCCGACGACAACGCCGCTCGCGACTTCGCGCGCTTCTTGAACGACAAGCATCTGGCACAACATGGCGGCGATAGCGAACTAGCGGCGCGGATTGCCAGCTATGAACTGGCGGCGCGTCTGCAACTGAGCGCGCCCGAGGTGGGCGATCTGTCGCGTGAAAGCGCCGCCACGACCGAAATGTACGGCGTGAACGATGCCAATCCGTTGCTGGCCGGTTTCGGCCGAAATTGCCTGCTGGCTCGGCGGCTGTTAGAGCGCGGGGTGCGGTTCGTGCAGCTCTTTAATGGCGCTTATGCGATGGGCGAGGGCGTAGGCAACTGGGACGGCCATAAGCAACTGAAAAGCGATTACGACCGCCACGGGCCGATCCTGGACAAGCCGGCCGCGGCACTGCTGCGCGATATGAAAGCCCGCGGGATGCTACAAGATACGCTGGTCGTCTGGACCACGGAATTCGGACGCATGCCGGTGTTTCAGCAAGGCGCGCAAGGCCGAGATCACAATCCCGAAGGGTTCACAGCCTGGATGGCCGGGGCCGGCGTAAAGCGGGCGTTCAGCTACGGTGCAACCGATGAGTTCGGCTATCGGGCCGTCGACAAACCGGCGACGGTCTATGATTTTCATGCCACGATCCTGCACCTGCTGGGTTTGGATCACACCCGGCTGACCTACACACATAACGGCGCCGACCGCCGGCTGACCGATGTTCACGGCCACGTGATCGAGGGCATTCTGGCCTAAAGAGCCCGCTGAAGAAGTCGACCGAGTTACGCGATCGCACGAACTGCTAGGGCGGAGGGCATCATGACCCAGGCATCGCCTGACGACATGGCAATCGGTGCGGCGTTTCTGGTCCAGTCGCGCGATCGCCTGGCCGCGGCACAGCAATTGATTCTTCACTGCGAGTTGCAACTGGACAAGCAGCAGTTGTGGTGGCGCCCCCGAGAAAGTCAAAACAGCGTCGGCAACCTGATCCTTCACATGACGGGCAATGTGGCGGGAACGGATCGTCAGTGTCGTGGGGGGAGCGGAGAGCGTGCGAGACCGGGCGGCGGAATTTGCCGAGCACGGACCGATCGCTCGCGATCAATTGCTGGCAGAGTTTCAGCAGTCGGTCGCCGACGCCGACGCGGTGCTGGCCCGTCTACCCCCCGCGCGGCTGCTGGAACCGCGGTCTTATCAAGGCGTCAACCGCCAATTCGATCTTGACAGCATGGCGGTAATTTTTCACACCCTATTGCATACGGCAGGTCACGCGCAGGAAATCGTGTTCATGACGCGACTTACACTTGGCGATGTGTACAAGTTCGCCAATCCGATCGGGAAATGAACAGCCAATTCCGCGGAGAATGCCGGCAAACTCTCGTCTGACGGGCTAGCGGCGCACGGGAAAATCGCGGCTCATGCGCGGTTGCCTCAGCGGCAGGAGCCCCCTATAGAAAAAGCAAGGTAGGACGCATACAGGGGCTTTTGCCTTTTCACTCCAATTCGGACATACTAACGGGCGGAACAGAGTTAAACACCACCTCTATTGCCACTTGGGGCGGCGATGGCAATTGCGTTCACATGTCCGAACTGCCTGGCTGATCTGAAGTTGAAAGATCAGTACGCAGGGGAATGCGTGAACTGTCCGCGCTGCAAGGTGCTGATGGTCGTGCCGGACATCGCCGACGAAGAGGAAGAGGACGAGCCGCGGCCTCCGGACGAGGAATCTTATCAGCCGAGCGAAGACGAATGGCTCGCGCATTTGGCGCAGCATGGCAAAGAGGAACCCGCCCCCGAAGCTAAGAAGGAATCGGCGCCGGCCGTCGACGTCGGTAAGGATCCGGCAGAAAAGATCCGATTTTTTTGCAAGAGCTGCGGCACGAAAATGAGCGCCGCGCCGGGGCATGCGGGACGGCGCGTCACCTGCCCCCAGTGCCACGCCAAGCAGCGCATTCCGGGCGGGCCCGACCTTTTCGGAGACACGAGCCAGGCGACGGCGGATCACACGGCGACGCGCCCGATAACGCGTCCCGACGGTGTGAAAGTCGGAAGCTCGGAAAGCCTGTTCGATGCGCTGGACGATGTGACGCTGCATGCAGGCCGACCACTTTCCCCCTATTCGCAAGCGGCACACGAGGAGTGGGAGCGGCGCTCAGCATTGCGAGAGCCGCACTGGCTGAAGTCCTGGTCGACGGTGTGGGTGGCTGCCGGGACGGCCGGCGGATTGATGCTGGCCTGGGTGCTGATGGCAGCGCCGAGCTTCTTTCGCGACCATATCCAGCCCTACTTCGACAAGCACGTGGCGCCCGCGATCGGCATGAAGGAAGAAAAGCCGACCCAGCAGTTCAAGGAAGTGAGCGAACAAGCGATCGCGGCGTGCGATGCGCTGGTGAAGGATCTGCGGCGGATCACGGACGTGCATGCGGCGAAGGCCACCATGCCGCAGTACATAACCGACCTGACGCAGATGTTTACGCTGCAGAACTCGGTCGAGACGTTGCGCGGGCGGATGGGCAATGCCCAGTCGGCCGACGAGTTTCAGAAACTGCAGGCGCGGATGCGCGACAGCCAAGACTGGCTGGACGTCGAGATGAAACGATGCTCGAAGATCTCAGGCGTTCCGCGCGTCATGGCCGATGCGCTGACCGAGGCCATCAAGCATGACGCGACCGGGCAAATTGCCACGACGTTGAAGCAGTCGGCGCTGGGGCGATCGCTGCTGGCCTGGGTCCCGGACTTGAAAATCCCGGACAACTACAAACCGGATGCGCCCCCGGAGCCGCTCGCCCCGCCGACGGATCCCGTGCCGCGCGCCGCAGGACGTATCGCGTTTCCGACTGTGGAGACGACGCCCTCTGCGGAGACGAGCACGATGACGGTCGAGAACGCGACAGCCGAACCGGCCCCGGTAGTGGACAAGTCCGCGCCGGTCGAAGGATTCGACGATTCGCCCGAAGTCGTCAAGGCTCGCGAGGCGGTCGCGCTCCTGGAAAAGTATGTCGGCATCCAAGAGAAGTTGATCGACGTTTCGGCCCGGATCGAGGATCAGAAAAGTGCCGCACAGAACGCGGTGCCGTGGATCGCGGCGGTCAAGAATTGGCAGGCGATGGAAAACATCCACGACGAGTTGGCCGGCCAGGAATTCGGCACGGTTGAAGCGGCCAAGTACACCGCGGCCAAAGAACGAAGCGATCTGCAATCCAAACAAATCGTCGCCGAGTTCGAGAGACTGGAAGAGATCGAGCTCCTGCCGGTTTTGAACAAGCGGCTGGTGAAGCAGAAGGGCAAAGCAGTCGGTTCGGCCGAAGCCATGGCCGAGGCCAACGACCCCGACAGCAAACCAATCCGATCATCGGCCCCCGCGGCGCTAAAACGCGTGCCCAAGAAAAAAGGGGACACGGAATAAGGGCCCAAGCTATCGCGGCCGATTCGCGTTTCTCATCAACGCGAGCGTTTGCGTTGAGCGAAGTTCGATAAACGGCGCGACGCCCAGAACTCGCGGCGACTAGTACTCTTTGTCCGCGCCCCCCTTTTTCCATTTGCGCTTGGGATTTTCCGACTCGTTTTCGGACGGGGCAGGACGGTATTCGGGAATCTCGACGACCAGGATTTCGACCGTCAGTGGCTCGGTCTTTTCCATCGCCCGTCGCGTGGCCGATTTTGTTTCTTCGGTGTCTTCCTCCATGTCCTCGGCGCCTTCCTGACGCGTGAAGATCACGTCGACGGTACGATCCTGCCCGTGCTCGACGCCCTGGCCCATCCAGTCGATCCACCGTCCGTCAGGGCGTGCGCGACTGGTGGCACCTTTCAGTTGTGCGTGATAGTGCGTATTCAGCTTGAACAGGCTGGCCGTTTCCTCGATGCGTACGTAATGCACCGCTAGCGGCGTGATGTTCAGTGACTGCAGCCGCTTCGGCAAATCGTCGGGCCAGCACATGTGATACTCGGCCACCACGTGGGCGTCGTCGTGCAGTTGCAGCGGGAAACGGCCGGCGCGCGTGGCCACGCTGTCGCCGCCGGGTTTCTGTTCCGTGGGGGCGGTCGAGATTGTTGTTCCGCCGACCGTCGATTTTGCCGAACGATTGATCATGTGCTCGTGCCCCGCGCCGGACTGCGCCGCGGTATAGAAACGAGCATTGAGCGAGCGGACGAACTCCTCGGTCGATTTCATCCAGGCGTAGCGCGACTTTTCTTCCTTCTCAACGCGTTTTTCCTTCCCCCCGCGCTGCGCCGTGCGTTGTGCGTTGGCCTCGCCGCGCCTGGTGCGTGGTTTCTGCTTGAGGGGCTCCTCTTTGCGCGGGATGTGTTTGACCACGACTAGCATGCCGGGATCGTGAACCAAGTCGCCGAAGTTCGCCCCCAGCTTGATCTCGTCGGGGCCTTCATCCCAATGTGCCTGATTTAATTCCCCCAGCGCCATGCGCATGGCCTTGGTCGGCACGGATACGCCCAGTTGCAGCCCATCATTGAAATCGGCGAAAGTCTTAGCGTCTTCGGCACTTTTTGCCAGACTCGAGACGACGTCGTCACTCCAAATGCCCTTGATCACTCCGCGCAGCGCCGCGATGTCCCCGTGCGACTCCTCGTCGGTGGCGGCGTCCGGCGAACTGGCAACCGGCAGGCTGCCCGAGTTCATGCCCAGCAATCGATCGACCGCGGCAGCGCTGTAACTGGTGAAGCGGCGTTCCAACTCGCGCCGTGACGTGTCGTCGATCTTTGTGCTGTTGAACAGGTGGGCTTGCGCCATCAGGTTCTTGGGATCAGGCTTCATCAAGATCGCCATGACGGCGCTACGTTGATCGGCCGAGGCGCTCTTGTGCAAGGCGGCATCGGCCAGGGCCGAGCGCACCTCGGGCGAGGCTCGATCGTCGAGCGCCGCCAGTAATTGCACCTGCAGCGCCGGATCGGCCGTTCCGCCGGGGCGCAGCAGTACCGCATTCACGGCTGCCGCCAGCAGCATGTCTTTCTCTTCTTTGGCGGGCTTGATGAGAATCGCCCGCGCGGCCATGCCCGTGACGATCGGGTCGGCGACCGCGGTCCTCAATTCACCGAGCAATAGCCTCTTCAGCGCGTTCCGCGCGGTTGGCGTTTGATTGGCGCCGAGCGCGCCGATGATCGCCCCCACGGTGACATCTTCACTATTCACCACTTCGGGCGCAGTAGGCGCGGCCGCCGGAGTTGCGGCCGGCGCCGCAGCGTCCGTAGGCGGAGCGCCAGCGGCCGGTGCAGCCGCGGCCGGCGCCGACTGATTACGCTTATCCAAAAATGCACGGACGCGCGGGTCAGTGGCGTCGACAGTCGTACCATCGGGCAACGTGATCTTGCCGTCGGCAGAGATCTTAATGTCGGGCATCCCGGCCGGGGCAGCCGCCGGGGCCGCGGGCGTGCCTACTGGATTGGCCGGCGCGCCTGCCGCCGAAGCGACTTCCGTACCAGCTGGCGGGCGGAGCAAGTCGACCAGCAGCTTCGCGGCATTCTCGCTGCTCGATTTCGTCGCTCCCAGATTGGTGACCGCGGCGATCAAGCGCGGATCGCGCTCGGCCCGCGCCTTGCGATAATCCTCCGGTTTCCAAGAGGCCAGGTTGTCACCGCGCGGCGCGGCAATGGCCAGGCTGGCAACTCCAGGAATTGCTTGTAGGGCTTGTTGCGGTGAAAGCGGAGGAGTGGCCGCGGTTGGAGTCGCGCCAGCGGCAGGTGCCGCTTCGCCCGCCGGCGCTACAGCGCCGTCTGCCGGAGGAGCGGCAGCTGAGGGCGTGGCCGGGGTGCCGGGTGCAGGACTTGTCGCTGTCGGAGCAGGGGCGGCGGCCGCTGGCGCTGCAGCCGGAGCTGCCGCGGTTTGCGGAGGTTGTGGCGTAGCGGCCGGCGCCGCGGCTTGCGGGGCCGGGCTCGAACTGCCGCCACAGCCTGCCAATGTCAGCAGCAACGCAAACGGCGTGGCCGCGACGACGGGCCGCAAGCGCTGCAAGCAGCTCAGTGTCCTACAGGGCGCATGAACCCACCCGGCCATGGGAGCATCCTTTTGACAAGATCGAGAAATCTGTTCCGTCGCGTGCCCCGCGAATAGCCGCGCTGCCGCTAGGCTAAGAAATTCAGTATGCCAGAAGCCGATGCGAAAGGCCATGAATACCGAGGCGAAATAGGTGCTTGTCGGCCGCCCGCAAGCGCAGGGCTCCGCGCGTTGAGACCGGCGCCCTGCGCGCCTCGACTTGCCCGCTCGACGAGGGCAATCGCGGCGGCAAAGGCCATCGACAGCGTGGTTTTCGCCCTGAATCGCACCGGCCGAGCACTGACATTGACCGATGCCGCAGGTTCACTAAAATGTTGCGCTCTTTGAAGTTATTGTCGATCCGCGGCGTGAGGGGCGGGCTTCCTTGATGCGGATTGATGGGCCGCCGTACGGTAAGTGCCGCCGGCAGCCTGAGAGTTTTCCCACTTCGGACCCCGGCGTTCGTGCCCCAGGCCCCAGTAATCGAGCGATGACCCAGTCGGCGATGAGCGATCCAGCGCAAGGCGACAACGCGGAATCCGACCTGACCATGCATCAGGCGGCGCGGCGGGAGAAGCTGCGCAAACTGATCGAGCTTGGCGTCGATCCCTGGGGGCAGCGCTTCGACGACCACCAGAAAATCGGCGACATCCGCCAGCGCGAAGGAGAGATTACTTCGACGCCGGCCGCCGAAGGCGAGCGCGGGCCCGAACAGCACGGCCCGCAGGTGCGCGCGGCGGGGCGAATCATGCTGCTCCGTCGCAAAGGGGGATCGATCTTTGCGAATATCGCGGACTGGTCGGGGCAAATTCAATTGCTCGTCGGCAAGTCGCAGGTGGGGGAGCAGAATTGGGCCCTCACCGATTGCTTCGACCTGGGGGACATCATCGGGGTCGAAGGTGAGCTGAAGCACACGCGCACCGGCGAGCTGACGATTTTCGTCGCCAAGCTGTACTTCCTCACTAAGTCGCTCGAACCGCACCCGGACAAGCATCATGGTCTGGCCGATCCCGAACAGCGGCAGCGCAAGCGCTATCTCGACCTGATTCATACCGAAGGTTCGCTCGACCGGTTTGTGAATCGCACGCGCGTTGTGCATTCGATTCGTCAAACGCTGGCCGGGCAGGGTTACATCGAGATCGAGGGGCCGACGCTCCACTCCATTGCCGGAGGCGCCGCGGCGCGGCCATTCAAGACACATCACAACGCGCTCGATATCCCGCTGTTTTTGCGGATCGCGCTGGAATTGCATCTGAAGCGGTTGCTGGTCGGCGGCGTCGAGCGCGTGTATGAGCTGGGGCGGGTCTATCGGAACGAGGGAATCAGCCAGCGGCACAATCCCGAGTTCACGATGCTCGAGGTCTATCAGGCCTACGGTGATTATCGCACGATGATGGACCTGGCCGAAAACCTGATCGTCGACGCGATCCGTGCCACGGGCCAATCGCTGCAATTGCCGTGGGGAGAAAAGACGGTCGACTTTACGCCTCCTTTCGCCCGCAAGACTTACGACGAGTTGTTCGCCGAGCACACGGGCGTTTCGCCTACGGACGAAGCGGCGATGATCAAGCTCGCGCAATCGATCGGGCTCGAAACGGCCGGCAAGCACGCCGACGTGGTGAAAAGCGAGATTTTCGAAGCCAAGGTTGAAGACGCGCTCGTCGGTCCGATCTTTGTGATCGATTACCCCGCCAGTATTTGTCCGTTGACGAAGCGCAAGGCTTCGAATCCCAACGTGGCCGAACGCTTCGAACTGGTCGTCCATGGGATGGAACTGGCCAACGCCTACACGGAGTTGAACGATCCGGACCTGCAAACCGAATTGTTCAGCACGCAATTGGCCGGCCTGCCCGAGTACGAATCGATGGCCAAGATGGATCATGATTTCCTGCGTGCGATGCGGTACGGAATGCCGCCGGCAGGAGGAATGGGGATCGGCATTGATCGACTGGTAATGCTGTTGACCAATAGCGCTTCGATCCGTGACGTCATTCTATTTCCGCTGTTGAGGCCGGAAACCAACTGACGCGTTAACACGTGTCGCGACTAGCTCAAAGGATTGAGCATGTACAAATTGCTGCTTTGCTGGCGGTATCTTCGGACGCGCTGGATTGCGTTGGCCTCGATCATCAGCGTCACGCTGGGCGTGGCCACGATGATCGTCGTGAACAGCGTCATGGAAGGCTTTCGCAACGAGATGCAGCAGCGCATCCACGGCATCTTGTCCGACCTGGTGTTCGAATCGAACAGCCTAGCCGGCTTCTACGACGCCGATTGGCACATGGAACAAATTCGCCAGGTGGCAGGGGACGACATCGAGGGAATGACCCCCACGGTCGTCGTTCCGGCCATGCTCAGCTACGAGTACAACGGCGGCTCGATCACGCGGGCCGTGCAGTTGATCGGCATTGACGAACGGACGCAAAGCCAGGTTGGCGATTTCTGCAGCTACCTGCAGCACCCAGAGAACCGCGAACACGTCAGTTTTCAATTGCGTGAAGGGGGCTACGACGTCAACGATCACCAGGCGGGCGCCGGTTCGCCGCCGCGCGACGATATGGCCGACGCCGGATGGAAGCATCGTCGGAAGTGGGTCGAGCGGCAACGGATGCTGGACTCGATGCAGCCCCGTGCCGATCGAGGCGCGCGGAACGATATAGATCCCTTTGCTGAGCCCGTGCAATTGACCTCGGCAGGCGTGCCGATCGCTGATTCATCATCGGCCGAATCGGCGAAGACCGAAGAAATGCTAACGGCGACCGAGCCACCGCTTCTGGACGAAACCGGCGAAGCGGCCAACCCTCTGCGTACCGCGGCCGCGACGGCTGTTGCTCCGGAAGTCGAAGTCGCGGTCGATAATTCGCCGGTCAGCGACGAGCCGGCCGATGCCTCGTCTCTCGCCGCGGCTGCCGAGCCCGAACCGACGCTCGCACCTGCACTCGAATCAACGAACACGCCGGCTGCAGAAACCGGCAGCAGTGCCGACGAGATCGCGACCCAGGCGCCGGCCGCGGCCTCGGCAAATCCGTTCGCCAAGCACGAGCAGCCGGCCGAAACGTTCGACCCGATGAAGCAGCAGCATCCGGGCGCCGTGCTGGGTATCGCCACGGTGACGCACCCGATGCCGGGAGGAAAGACGCTTTTCCTGTCGGTGCCGGGTAACGACATCCAGTTGAGCTTTCCGACGGCTGGCACGCCGCCCGACGTGAGCCACGCTTCGTTCACTGTGGTCGATTTGTACGAAAGCAAAATGAGTGAGTACGACGCCAGCTTCGTCTTCGTGCCGATCGACATCCTGCAGCAATATCGCGGCATGTTTGATCCCGAAACCAAGATCGGCTATGCCACGAGCATCCAGATCAAGCTGAAGGCGGGAGCCGACGGCAACGTGGTTCGCGACAAGTTGCGGGCCGCCTTCGCGCCGCAGGTGTACAACATCTCGACATGGCGTGACAAGCAAGGCCCGCTGCTGGCGGCCGTACAGATGGAAACAGCGATCCTGAACGTGTTGTTGTTCATGATCATCTTCGTGGCCGGCTTCGGCATTCTGGCGATCTTCTTCATGATCGTCGTCGAGAAGACGCGCGACATTGGCATTCTGAAAGCGCTCGGCGCCTCGCGACGCGGGATCATGGGCATCTTCCTGGGATACGGGCTGTCGCTGGGATTCGTCGGCGCGGGCGCCGGCCTGGTCATTGGCCTGTTATTCGTCGCTTATATCAACGAAATCGCGGACACGCTGGGAATGATCACGGGGCAAGAGGTTTTCGATCCGTCGATCTATTACTTCCAGCAGATTCCGACAATTGTCCAAGCGGGAACCGTGACCTGGATCGTGGCAGGAGCGCTGGCGATCGCGGTGCTGGCAAGCGTATTGCCGGCGCGTCGCGCGGCTCGTCTGCATCCTGTGGAGGCGCTACGCTATGAATAATCCCTTGGCGGCCAACACCATCTCCGACGTGACGGCGCGCGACCGCGTGCAGGTGCCGGGCACTCCCCACTATGCGGCCCAGGCCGGCTTGCTCGACAAGACGCTGGCCGTCACGCCGCGGCTGCAAGCCGTGGCCCTGCGCAAGAGCTATCGCAAGGGGCAGGTCGAGATTCCGGTCCTCAAAGGGGTGAACTTCGACGTGCGGCCCGGCGAGTTCGTGTCGATCATCGGCGCCAGCGGCTCGGGCAAGAGCACCTTGTTGCACCTGCTGGGGCTACTTGATGGGCCGGACGCGGGCGAAGTGCGCTTCGACGGTACGAGAATCGATAATCTGCCCGCTCGGCGGCGCGATGCTTTGCGCAATCGGCAGTTCGGCATGATCTTCCAGTTCTATCACTTGCTCCCCGAGTTGAGCACGTTGGAGAACGTGTTGGCGCCGCAAATGATCGCCTCAGGGGCGTGGAGCTACATGCGCGCCCGCCGCCGGCTGACGCAAGAGGCCAAGGATTTGCTCTCCGTGGTGGGGCTGGCCCATCGCATCAAGCACCGCCCACGCGAGCTTTCCGGCGGCGAAATGCAGCGCACGGCGATCGCCCGGGCCCTGATCATGCGTCCGCAGGTTTTGCTGGCGGACGAGCCGACGGGGAACCTGGATCGGGCGACGGGGCGGGAAATCCTGCGCATTCTGCGAACCTTGAACACCCAAGAGAACCTCACTATAGTCATGGTGACGCATGACTTGGCCATTGCCGAAGAGGCGGACCGCATCGTGCGGTTGGGCGAAGGTGGCGTCGAAGGAGCCTGATCCGAACGCGGGTCGGGCTTGTCTCTTTTTCGCGCCGGGCGTTTTGCTGCCGCGCCACATCCATCAAAGGCGATCTCGTTTTCATGTCGCTCAAGATTTACATCAACGGTCAGTTGCTCGACAAAGAAGACGCGAAAATCAGCGTCTACGACCACGGCCTGCTGTACGGCGATGGCGTTTTCGAGGGGCTACGCAGCTATAACGGTCGTGTCTTCCGGCTCGACGAGCATATCGACCGCCTGTACGACTCGGCCAAGGCGATCTGGCTGGAAATCCCGCTAACCAAGCGGGCTATGGCCGAGGCCGTGAACCAGACCTTGAAGACCAACGGCCTGACGGACGCCTATATCCGCCTGGTCGTCACGCGCGGAGCGGGCAGCCTGGGATTGGATCCCAACCGGACCAGCGATCCGCAGGTGATTATTATCGCCGACAAGATTCAGCTCTATCCCCCCGAGCTTTACGAAAAAGGGCTCGAGATCATCACCGCCAGCACGCAGCGAAACCATCCCGCGGCGCTGAACGCGCGGATCAAATCGCTGAACTACCTGAACAATATTCTGGCCAAGATCGAAGGGCTGCAAGCCGGCTGCATCGAAGCCCTGATGTTGAACCACAAGGGGGAAGTCGCCGAGTGTACGGGCGACAATATCTTCCTGGTGCATGACGGTGTGATTTCGACCCCGCCGACCGATGCCGGAATCCTGGCAGGCGTGACGCGCGCAGCCGTGATCGAGCTGGCCGAGAAGGCCGGGATTACTGTGCGCCAGGTCCCCATGACGC
This genomic stretch from Pirellulales bacterium harbors:
- a CDS encoding FtsX-like permease family protein, translating into MYKLLLCWRYLRTRWIALASIISVTLGVATMIVVNSVMEGFRNEMQQRIHGILSDLVFESNSLAGFYDADWHMEQIRQVAGDDIEGMTPTVVVPAMLSYEYNGGSITRAVQLIGIDERTQSQVGDFCSYLQHPENREHVSFQLREGGYDVNDHQAGAGSPPRDDMADAGWKHRRKWVERQRMLDSMQPRADRGARNDIDPFAEPVQLTSAGVPIADSSSAESAKTEEMLTATEPPLLDETGEAANPLRTAAATAVAPEVEVAVDNSPVSDEPADASSLAAAAEPEPTLAPALESTNTPAAETGSSADEIATQAPAAASANPFAKHEQPAETFDPMKQQHPGAVLGIATVTHPMPGGKTLFLSVPGNDIQLSFPTAGTPPDVSHASFTVVDLYESKMSEYDASFVFVPIDILQQYRGMFDPETKIGYATSIQIKLKAGADGNVVRDKLRAAFAPQVYNISTWRDKQGPLLAAVQMETAILNVLLFMIIFVAGFGILAIFFMIVVEKTRDIGILKALGASRRGIMGIFLGYGLSLGFVGAGAGLVIGLLFVAYINEIADTLGMITGQEVFDPSIYYFQQIPTIVQAGTVTWIVAGALAIAVLASVLPARRAARLHPVEALRYE
- the lysS gene encoding lysine--tRNA ligase; this translates as MSDPAQGDNAESDLTMHQAARREKLRKLIELGVDPWGQRFDDHQKIGDIRQREGEITSTPAAEGERGPEQHGPQVRAAGRIMLLRRKGGSIFANIADWSGQIQLLVGKSQVGEQNWALTDCFDLGDIIGVEGELKHTRTGELTIFVAKLYFLTKSLEPHPDKHHGLADPEQRQRKRYLDLIHTEGSLDRFVNRTRVVHSIRQTLAGQGYIEIEGPTLHSIAGGAAARPFKTHHNALDIPLFLRIALELHLKRLLVGGVERVYELGRVYRNEGISQRHNPEFTMLEVYQAYGDYRTMMDLAENLIVDAIRATGQSLQLPWGEKTVDFTPPFARKTYDELFAEHTGVSPTDEAAMIKLAQSIGLETAGKHADVVKSEIFEAKVEDALVGPIFVIDYPASICPLTKRKASNPNVAERFELVVHGMELANAYTELNDPDLQTELFSTQLAGLPEYESMAKMDHDFLRAMRYGMPPAGGMGIGIDRLVMLLTNSASIRDVILFPLLRPETN
- a CDS encoding DinB family protein, with translation MWRERIVSVVGGAESVRDRAAEFAEHGPIARDQLLAEFQQSVADADAVLARLPPARLLEPRSYQGVNRQFDLDSMAVIFHTLLHTAGHAQEIVFMTRLTLGDVYKFANPIGK
- a CDS encoding DUF1501 domain-containing protein; the encoded protein is MNDDTRLTHAGRNMLDRRGFLNSSIGGLGSIALAGLLQRQGLLAATNQQPSQRPAIRTEAPLAARTGHFPARAKQVLMIFCSGACSPLDTWDYKPELIKRHGQPMPGFEKLVTFQGPSGNLTKSPYEFRPRGASGKYVSDLLPHLGEQVDEMCFIHSLTAKSNTHGPGENQMSTGFTIEGFPSIGAWVSYALGSENDNLPAFVAIPDPRGGPQTGPANWSSGFLPAVFQGTSFTSDRPITNLATPVGLSAADDNAARDFARFLNDKHLAQHGGDSELAARIASYELAARLQLSAPEVGDLSRESAATTEMYGVNDANPLLAGFGRNCLLARRLLERGVRFVQLFNGAYAMGEGVGNWDGHKQLKSDYDRHGPILDKPAAALLRDMKARGMLQDTLVVWTTEFGRMPVFQQGAQGRDHNPEGFTAWMAGAGVKRAFSYGATDEFGYRAVDKPATVYDFHATILHLLGLDHTRLTYTHNGADRRLTDVHGHVIEGILA
- a CDS encoding ABC transporter ATP-binding protein, translated to MNNPLAANTISDVTARDRVQVPGTPHYAAQAGLLDKTLAVTPRLQAVALRKSYRKGQVEIPVLKGVNFDVRPGEFVSIIGASGSGKSTLLHLLGLLDGPDAGEVRFDGTRIDNLPARRRDALRNRQFGMIFQFYHLLPELSTLENVLAPQMIASGAWSYMRARRRLTQEAKDLLSVVGLAHRIKHRPRELSGGEMQRTAIARALIMRPQVLLADEPTGNLDRATGREILRILRTLNTQENLTIVMVTHDLAIAEEADRIVRLGEGGVEGA
- the ilvE gene encoding branched-chain-amino-acid transaminase — encoded protein: MSLKIYINGQLLDKEDAKISVYDHGLLYGDGVFEGLRSYNGRVFRLDEHIDRLYDSAKAIWLEIPLTKRAMAEAVNQTLKTNGLTDAYIRLVVTRGAGSLGLDPNRTSDPQVIIIADKIQLYPPELYEKGLEIITASTQRNHPAALNARIKSLNYLNNILAKIEGLQAGCIEALMLNHKGEVAECTGDNIFLVHDGVISTPPTDAGILAGVTRAAVIELAEKAGITVRQVPMTRHDVYVADECFLTGTAAEVIPVVKVDQRVIGNGEPGPITRKLKAQFHELARA